Within Candidatus Rokuibacteriota bacterium, the genomic segment ACAAGCGAGGCAAGCGTCCCCACGTCCCCCAAGGCGCCTACGAGCCCGAACTGGTCCAGCTCTGCGCCCAGGGATTGCTGCTGAGGGACCACGGCTATGAGTGCGACGAGGGCGTGCTCTTCTTTGTGGGCTCCCGTGAGCGCGTCAGGGTCGTCTTCGACGATGAACTCGTCGCGCGCACCGTGCAGCTGGCAGCCGGAATGCGCGCGGTTGCCGCTGCCGGGCCGATTCCGCCACCGCTCGTGGACAGCCCCAAGTGTCCCCGGTGCTCGCTGGTGGGCATTTGCCTCCCGGACGAGCTCCGGTACCTCACCGTTGGCGAGGGCGCCGCGGCCCCGCCCCGCCCGCTGGTTCCCGCCCGCGACGACGCGCTGCCGCTGCACGTGCAGCACCCGGGCGCGCGGATCCGCAAAGATGGCGAAGTGCTGCAGATCGTCGACGACGACAAGGTGATCGGGGAGGCGCGGCTCGCCGAGACCTCGCAGGTGGTCCTCTTCGGGGCCGTCCACGTGACGACGCCGGTCGTCCAGGAGCTCTGCCAGCGGGGCATTCCCGTCTGCTACCTGTCGAGCGGCGGCTGGTTCTACGGCATCACGCATGGCATGTCCCACAAGAACGTGGAGCTTCGCCGGCGCCAATATGCGGTGGCCGGTGATCCCGCGCGGTGCCTGGCGCTCGCTCGACGGTTCGTCCAGGCGAAGATCGCCAACTGCCGCACGCTGCTCCGGCGCAACCACCCCTCCCCTGCCGAGGATCTGCTGTCGGACCTGAAGGGGGACATCCGGCGAGCTGGCCAGGCCGACCGACTCGATGTGCTCCTTGGTGTGGAAGGGACGGCGGCCCGCCGCCACTTCTCGGCCTTCGCCGAGATGCTCCATCCCGACGAAAGCGAGGCGGCGACGTTCGACCTAGAGTCCCGCAACCGTCGCCCGCCACGAGATCCGGTCAACGCGCTGCTCTCCCTCGCCTACGCCATGCTGACGAGGGAGTGGACCGTGGTGCTCTTCTCCGTGGGCTTCGATCCCTACCTCGGGTTCTATCACCAGCCCCGGTACGGGCGGCCGGCCCTCGCCCTCGACCTCATGGAGGAGTACAGGCCGCTGATTGCGGACTCCCTCGTCCTCACCGTGGTGAACAACGGGGAGTTGCGGTCGGAGCACTTCGCGCGAGCCCCCGGCGCGGTCTCGCTGACCGCAGCCGGTCGCCGCAAGTTCATCGAGGCTTACGAGCGCCGGATGAGCCAGGAGGTCACACATCCCGTCTTCGGGTACCGCATCAGCTACCGGCGGGTCCTGGAGGTCCAG encodes:
- the cas1 gene encoding CRISPR-associated endonuclease Cas1; this translates as MLNEFAYCPRLGYLEWVQGEFADNDDTVEGRYHHRNVDRTQQRARPRGEGNDNEVPKIHERSVWLGAESLGLSTKIDLLEGEGRRVTPVDYKRGKRPHVPQGAYEPELVQLCAQGLLLRDHGYECDEGVLFFVGSRERVRVVFDDELVARTVQLAAGMRAVAAAGPIPPPLVDSPKCPRCSLVGICLPDELRYLTVGEGAAAPPRPLVPARDDALPLHVQHPGARIRKDGEVLQIVDDDKVIGEARLAETSQVVLFGAVHVTTPVVQELCQRGIPVCYLSSGGWFYGITHGMSHKNVELRRRQYAVAGDPARCLALARRFVQAKIANCRTLLRRNHPSPAEDLLSDLKGDIRRAGQADRLDVLLGVEGTAARRHFSAFAEMLHPDESEAATFDLESRNRRPPRDPVNALLSLAYAMLTREWTVVLFSVGFDPYLGFYHQPRYGRPALALDLMEEYRPLIADSLVLTVVNNGELRSEHFARAPGAVSLTAAGRRKFIEAYERRMSQEVTHPVFGYRISYRRVLEVQARLLARHLSDEISEYPSFTTR